A window of Bradyrhizobium diazoefficiens genomic DNA:
GCGTCCGAATCGCATCCAGGTCCCGGTCCGGCGCGAAACGCGGGCGCGGCTTATGCGAAAGGCGACATCCTCGCCTTTATGGATGCCGACTGTCGGGCTCACCCGGACTGGCTGACCGCGATCCACAAGGCGTTCCAGCAAGTCAGGCCGGCGACAATCCTTGGCGGAGAGGTCCTCATCCGGCCCGCCGTCGAAGGACGCGTCACCGCGATCGAAGCCTACGAAAGCGTTTTCGGCTTCCGCAATCGGTTATACGTTACCAAGCACGGCTACTCCGTCACGGCGAATCTCGCAGTTCGCCGCGACGACTTTGCGAGGATCGGACCTTTCCCGGGCATTCAGTTCGCGGAAGATATGCAATGGGGACAAATGGCCATCCGCGCTGGTTGCGAATTTCGCTACGTCCCCGGGATGATCGTGTACCACCCTGCGCGGCGCTCTCTTCGGGAGCTCTATGCAAAGTGGGACCGCCAAATCGCGCATTACCGCAACATGGCACAGGCCGCGCGCGGCTGGCGGCTGCGCTGGTTGGCCACGGCCCTGCTCGTCCTCGCATCGCCGGCGGTTGGCGCGATCACCGTTCTGACGAGCGGACGGCTCCATGGGATAGGCGCTCGCCTCAAGGCGATCGCCGTTCTCTGCGCGGTTCGGAGCCATCGAACGGCCAAGATGCTGGCCCTGCTCCGGCGAGAGGGCGCAGTCGTCTGGAATCGCTAACTGATCGCGATGCGCTGCGACTCGCTGCCGGGAAGCCGCACTGGCCGTTCGAAAGCGACGTTGTGGCTGAGGTCCCGCAGGTCGGTGCGCCGGCCGAACGACCACAAAATCCAACCGAGTTCGTAGCTGCGGCACTCGAGTCGAACGCCGACGTCGGCACTGTCGATCAGCGCTCCCTTGGTTTCGAGCCAAGTGGATTTGAGCGCGCGCATTATCCGCGGAGCCTTGGTGTTCAATTCACCTTTGCGGATCTGAGAACGGATCGTCAGGTTGAGCTCGGGCACGAGCATGGTCCGGCCAAGTTGGTTGTAGCCTAGGACCCAGTTGAATCCCTTGACCAGGGCATCCCGCGCTCCCCGTCGCCCAAAACGCTCCGCCCATTCCAGCAGTGCTGGCGCCATTCCGTACTGGTGGACTGAGTAAACTTCGTAGAAATCGAGGACACGGCCGCTCATTGCATCGAAGAACCACGGCCATTCGCCCTGTGGGCCTTGAAGCGCAATCAGATCACGCACACAAGTGTCAGCTACGACGAGCGCGGATGCGTCGCCAGTGAACTCGCCATACTGATAGCAGGCGATGGCGAGATAAGTTTGCGTAGCGAATGACGCGAAACGGCGACGGAAGCCGGACGGCGCATCGAAGAACAATCCGGAAGCGCTATGGAAACGCTCCCTCAGGAAACGGTAGAGCGGGCCAGCGAAGCATAGCCACTCCCTCTCGCCTGCCCTGGCCTGCGCGATGACTCCCGTAAGCAACATGCCCAGGTCCTGCGCGCGAAACGTCCGCCATCGCGACTGATCCGAAAGAACCGCCTTCAGCTCAAACCGTACCTGCTCGGGAATGGGAAGGCGGAGCTCGGCAGCGGCCCACAGCGCCATGCCGAACGCATATTTGCGCACGGGAAGCGTGGTAAGCCGTGCGGCATTTCGATGGAAAATCTCTGGGAGATCGATGTCAGCTGGAAGCTTCGCGACTCGCGACATCCCGAGCAGGACGTTAAGGGTATAGAATACGTCGCTATGCGGTACCGACCTGTTCGGCGAAGCGCGCCCATCGAGGTGATAGACATGCGACCAACTGCGCTCTTCGGGCAGCCAGCAGCATTCGAGGCCCTTGAGCGCATAGTCCACCAGGGGCGAGTTTGGCGACGGCGCTTTCGCTGCAGCGGGCCCTATGAGTTTCACACCCGAATTCCGACTGATCATCATTGCCAGTACACCCTCGAAAAGCCGGCTCAGTACTCCCGGATACTTTCATCCAGGCCGCGAAGCAGAGGATAGAGGAAATATGAAATCACCGTCCGCTTTCCGGCCTTCATCTCGGCGGTGACCGCCATACCGGGCATCAACCGAAAGTGTTCGGACGGCAGCCGAAGGCGCGTGTCCCGCAAATCGATCAGTACGCGGTAATAGGGAGCTGACGATCTGCGCGCACCTTCGGCCTTCGCGTCTGGCGAGAATGAGTCCTGACTGATGACTCCGACCTCGCCGGTAGCGGTGCCGTACTTCTGAAATGGAAATGCCTCGAACTTCACTCTTACGGCCTGCCCGACCGCCACCTGCCCGATGTCCCTTCCCTCGACGTTGACCTCCGCCCGGAGCGCTTCGTCCCGAGGAACCAACACGAACAATGTTTCGGCCTCGCGGACCACCGAACCAACTGTCCGATCTGCAATTTCGAGCACCACCGCATCAGCCGGCGCGTTCAGCACGATCAGTTGCCGGCGGAGTTCCGCCTTCTTCAGCTCTTCGGCAGTGCTATTGCGTTTTGGCAACGCCTCGACAAGCTCCTGATAGGCGGCACGGCGAAACTCGGCCGCGAACACTTTCTGGTCTGAACGGGCCTTTTCCAGGCGATGCATGTTGTCGACGATGCTGCCACGGACTCGCGCCAGGTTACTTTCAACCTCCAACCGCGCATCCCGAGATAGCAGGAAGTTCAGCTTTGAACCGACCTCCTTGGCCATCAACGCATTTCGCATGGCTTCAATGGACTGCATGGTGTCCAGCCGCTGGGCCAGGACCAACTCCTCGTTCTGAGCCGTTTTTAGATTGGCCTGTGCAGACGCAATCTGCGCGTCATAGTTCTGGATCTGAAGGTCGTAGGCCGCCCTCCTTTGGAGGAATACCCTTCTCTGTAGAACCTGATCGGAGTTCGCCGCCTTCTCGACGACGTAGTCCACGCCGTCCAATTCGGCCCGAAGCCGGTCGATGGAGGCGTCGAGGCCCGCCAGGCGGTCGCGCAGTTGAGCAAGATCGGCCTGAGAAAATGTGGGATCGAGGATCGCCAGCACGTCGCCGCGATTCACGGAATCGCCGGCCTTAACGCGAATCTCGCGAATGACCGACGTTTCCAGCGGCTGGACAACCAGGTTGGGACGCGTCGTGATCAGCTTACCGTGTGCAGTCACAATCATATCAACGCGCGAAACGCAGGCGAAAGCTATCGCCGTAACGATGAGGGCGGCGACACAATAGAGCGTGATCCGTCCCACACGCGGTGGCGTCAGCTGCTCGATCTCGGCTGCGTCCGACTGAAATTGCGCGACGACGCGAGAACCTGTTGGCGCGGGCCTCAAGAGCCGCCGTTTTGTCCGCGAAATGAGCACAGGCCCGGATCGGCCCGGGGCGGCTTCAACTCTGGTCTTTTCAACCGCGGTCATGCGACCTGCCTCGTCTGCTGATTCCAGAGATGTCTGTAGAAGGTGCACTTCGACAGCAGCGCGTCGTGACGATCCACATCGACGATCCGCCCACGGTCGATCACCACAATCTGGCTTGCGTCCGACAGCATCGAAAGCCGGTGCGATACGATGATGACGGTTCGTCCCTCCGCGATACGTCGCAGATTGCGTCGAATGATCGCTTCGCTCTCGGAATCCAGTGCGCTGGTGGCTTCATCGAGGATCAGGATGCGCGGGTTCACGATCAAGGCCCGCGCGATCGCAAGCCGCTGCTTTTGCCCGCCTGACAGGTTCGATGCCTGCTCTTCGAGCATGGTATCGAATCCCCTCGGTAGCCGCTCAATGAACTCGTCGGCGCCGGCGAGCTGAGCCGCCCGGACAACCTCCTCGAAAGTGGCGTCGCGCTTCACGCAAGCAATATTTTCGCGCACTGTGCCCCGGAACAGGAAATTGTCCTGGAGCACGATGCCGAGATTCCGCCGTAGATGGGCGAGATCGATCTCGCGCGAATCGTGACCGTCGATCCGCACCAATCCCTGCTGCACCGGATACATTCCCGCAATAAGCCGCGTCAGCGTCGTCTTGCCCGAACCGCTCCGGCCGACAATTCCAAAGATTGAACCCGGAGCGATCGACAAGGACACGTCGTCCAGCGCCGGCGTACCCTCGCCATAGCGGAACGTAACGTTTTCGAACTCGATCTGACCGGCAAAGTCCGGCCGCAGGCCCTCACGATGACCGTCCCGTTCCAGCTCCCTGTTCATGACCTCGCCGAGCATCTTAACGGCCAGCGCAACCTCTTGATATTCGTGCACCATGGTCACCATCTGCACCAGCGGCCCCGAAACGCGTCCCGCCAGCATGTTGAAGGCGACCAGTGCGCCGATCGTCATCTGGCCGCCGAAGACGTCGAGTGCGCCCAAGGCCACAATGCCGAGTGTCATCATCTTCTCGAGGAAGCCGGTCAACGCCTGCGCGCCCGCCGAGATTTTCTCAACACCGAACCGCATCGATACCGATTGCGCGCAACGACCGTCCCATGTCCTGTTCTGGCTTGGCTCCATGGCCAACGACTTCACGGTGCGCATTCCGTGCACGGTCTCGACCAGGAAGGCCTGGCGGCCGGCCTCGGCCTGATACAGCTGGTAGAGCCGCCGTCGGAACGGGCCCATCAGAACGGCAATCACGCTCGCACTGAGGGCCGTGAAGGCCAGCACGACGCATGTCAGCTTGATACTGTAGAGCGCGAGGATCGGCAGAATAACGAACAGCGAGAGCGCGTCCAAGGCAGTCAGGAACAGTCGGCCGGTCAGGAACTCACGGATCCGTCCGGCCTGCTGCATGTGCTTCACCAAGACACCGGCCGAGATGCGCTCGAAGAAGGTTACCGGAAGTCCCAAAAGATGACGAAACGTCCTGGTTGCGACCCGGATGTCAATCTTGTTCGTGGCATACAGCAGCAGGTAACGCCGCAAGAAGCTGAATATCGCATCGAAGCAGAGCGCAAGGATCGCGCCAGCCGAGAGCACGTAGAGTGTCGTGAGACTCTCGTGGACAAGTACCTTGTCGATGACGAGCTGAAAGAAGATCGGAAGTGCCAACCCCAGCGCATACAGGAACATCGCAGCAATTGCGACATCGGAAAACAACCGCCACTCCCGCAACATTTCGGGTACGAACCAGCGCAACCCGAAGGGCCTATGGCCCCGCGATGGAGAGCTCTCGCGCTTGAACAGAACGGTCTTTCCGAGCCATCTGGCGCAAAACCGGTCCGCATCGACCAGCAGATGCTCGCCCCTCCGCTCAGCCAGTGGATCGAAGACCGTTACAGCGTCGCATTCCGGCCCGGCGCCGACCACGAGGACCCAATTCCCGTTCGAGAGCTGAACAAGCGCCGGATAGGCTTCGCCGAGCCGGCACATCGCCTTCCAATCGAGCTGCGCCGCGTGGGCACGAAGTCCCGCATCATGGGCCATGCGCAGCAGGAGGTCGGTCGAGATGCCGGAATCGTCGACAGCATAGGCGTGCCGCAACCGGTCGGAAGGCAGATCGATACCGTGATGGGCAGCGACCCTTGACAGGCATTCGAGGGCGGTTTGCGCAGCCCGACGCGGCTCGTCCTCCAACGACGGCGGTGCTGGCTCACAGCTCTCGATTTCAACGGAAGTTGCTTGAGACATTTGGAGATCGTGGGCTGTCCGAAACTGACGAGGCAGGCTCGACTCGCGCAGTCGCCTGAGGCGCGGCGATCGGCGCTCTGGGCCGGGAGCGCTGGATGACGCCGGCGTCGACCAGCCCCTGGAGCGCGTTCTGCATCACCTCCACCGAGTTCGCGAACGATTCTGCGGAGAAGATCAGTCTTTGCTGAAAGACTTTCTTGGGCGCGTTGTTGGCGTCACGTTCCGTAGGCGAAAGACTGACCAGGTCCACCCGCACGATCGACCCGCCAATCGTGACCTCGTCCACCCCATCGGTATAGATCTCGGAATGCATTGCAGTCTCCTATGCTGCGAGCTGCGGCCTGAAGAGGACGTCAACCGCGTAGCTCGTCGCGTTGAAGGTATTGGTGGGGAAGAGGCTTCCCGACCCGTATGCATAGACGCCGTTCCCGCCGCTGGACGCGGATGACGGGGCGGTCAATGGTCCGTTGGTTACCGAACTGGCAAATAGATTCGGATCGTCAGAGTAGTTTCCCGCAGTGTGGTAGGAGGCGACATAGGTCGTGCCCGCTGTGATGGTGACCGGCGTCGCGAAATTGACCTGTTGCCAGCCACTCGCCGTCTCGTTGGTGAATGTGGCGGTCGCCAACAGGGTCCCGGTGCTGCTCCAAAGATCGGCGACGTGAGTGCCGGTATTGGATGGTCCTTTATAGAAGCGCAGCCCCATGACGTCGCCCGCGGTGGACGCCTGGAACTTCATGCCGAGCTCAACCGAATTCGGATCATTCACCGTCACCACGCTGGGCGTTGGATTCGAGCTGAACAGGCTTGTTGTGCTTGCCGACGGCGCGTGAACGGCCACGGCCACACTTGCGCTCGCCGTCCCACCCCGACCGTCCGAGATGGTGTAGTTGAACGAGGCCGGTCCGGTGTAATTGTTCGCCGATGTGAACGTCACCGTATTGTTCTGGGCGCTGAAGCCGACCGTGCCGTTGACGGCTCCACTGACCCCCGTGATCGTCAATGGGTCTCCATTCGGATCGGTGTCGTTGGCAAGCAACGACGCACCGGAGATGCTCAGCGGAACCCCTTGGGTCGCGTTGAAGCCGCTATCGTTGTTCGCAATCGGTGACTGGTTGGTGCCGCCGCTCGAACTGCTGAACACCACGTCCACCCAATAGTTGGTAGCGTTGAAGGTGCTGGTCGGGAACAGACTGCCGGTCCCGTAGGTGTAGACACCATTGTTGCTCGACGGAGCCGTGAGCGGGCCATTGCTATGGGCTGTCGTGAAATAGTTCGCTGTGTCGGTATAGTGGCCATTGCTATGGAAGCTCGCGACATACGCCGTGCCGGCAGAAATGGACACGGGACTACCGAATGTGGCCGTCTGCCACCCGCTGCTGGTTTCATTCGTGAACGTTGCGCTCGCCAATAGCGTTCCCGTGCTGCTCCACAACGAGGCGGTATGCGTGCCTGTGTCACTGGCGCTCTTGTAGTATTTGATTCCGGTGATCGTACCGGCCGCCGAAGACGAGAATCGCACACCGAGATTGACCTGCGAGGCATCGGGATCCGACAGTGTCGCCGGCGTGTCGGAGTTCGAGAACAGACTAGCCGTCGTGGGAGCCGTGCTTACGGTTACATTGAACGTCTCGCTGGCCGCGAGGCCGCCCAGATCGGTCGCGACGGCCTTCACGCCGAGCGTGCCGACATCAGCTGAAGTCGGTGTACCGCTGAAGGTTCGAGTCGAGGCGTTGAAGGTCAGCCAGGCAGGAAGTGCCGAGCCGTCGGCTGCTGTTGCCGTGTAGCCGAGTGAATCGCCGGAATCGACGTCGGTGAAGGTGCCGGCCGGCAGCGTCAGCGAGAACGCCGAACCCACCGTTGCGGTCTGATTGCCGGTCTGAATCGCCAGCACCGGCGCATCGTTGGCGCCATGAATGGTGATCGTGAGCGTGGTCGACGATGTCGCGCCGGCGGCGTCCCGCATCGTGTAGTTGAAGACGTCCGTCAGCGTGTTAGTCGCAAGCCGCAAGGCCTGCACGGCGGGATCTGTCTCATTGACCGTATAGGTGAAGGCGCCTGAAGCATTGAGCACGAGGTTCCCATGCGTGCCGTTCAGCGCCGAGCCGAGCGTGCCGGAGGTCGAGCCGAAGCTGACCGCAGTCACGGTCTTGGTGTCGCCGGCGTCTGGATCGGTATCGTTGGTCAGCACGTTTCCCGTGGCGGGCGAGCCGCCGGAGCCGTTGTTGACCCCGCCCTTCTCGGTGGCGTCGCCTGTATCAGCGACCGCGGTTGGCGGCGTATTCGGAGTCGTCGTCACGGTAATATTGAACGTTTCGCTTGCAGCAAGGCTGCCGAGATCCGTTGCGGTTGCCTTCACACCCAGCGTGCCGACATCCGCTGACGATGGTGTACCGCTGAAGGTTCGAGTCGAGGCGTTGAAGGTCAGCCATGCAGGAAGTGCCGAGCCGTCAGCCGCCGTTGCCGTGTAGCTGAGCGAATCGCCGGAATCGACGTCGGTGAATGTGCCGGCCGGCAACGTCAGCGAGAACGCCGACCCCACCGTTGCGGTTTGGTTGCCGGTCTGGGCCGCCAGCACCGGCGCATCGTTGGCGCCATGAATGGTGATCGTGAGCGTGGTCGACGATGTCGCGCCGGCGGCGTCCCGCATCGTGTAGTTGAAGACGTCCGTCAGCGTATTGGTCGCAAGCCGCAAGGCTTGCACGGTGGGATCAGTCTCGTTGATCGTATAGGTGAAGGCGCCTGAAGCATTGAGCACGAGGCTCCCATGCGCGCCGTTCAGCGCCGAGCCGAGCGTGCCGGAGGTCGAACCGAAGCTGACCGCGGTCACGGTCTTGGTGTCCCCGGCGTCCGGATCAGTGTCGTTGGTCAGTACGTTTCCCGTCGCGGGCGAACCGCCGGTGCCGTTATTGACGCCGCCCTTCTCGGTGGCGTCGCCCGTGTCGGCGACCGCCGTCGGCGGCGTGTTCGTGCCGGCGGATCCGTTGAAAATCACGTCGACAAAGTAGTTGGTCGCCTTGAAGACGCTGGTCGGGAATATGCTTCCGGTTCCGTAGCCATACACGCCATTTCCCGTGGCGGGGGCGCTCAGCTGGCCATTGCTGATCGACGTGGTGAAATAGTTCTGGGTGTCCGAATAATTGCCGTTGGTATGGTAGGAAGCGACATATGTCGTGCCCGCAGTAATGGATATCGGGCTCGAGAAACTGACCTGCTGCCAGCCGCTGGCGGTCTCACCCGCGAAGGTCGCGGTGCCGAGCAGCGTTCCCGTCGAACTCCAGAGATGCGCGACGTGGGTACCTGTGTTTAGCGAGCCCTTGTAGAAGCGCAGGCCGGTTATCGTCCCGTTGACCGATGCGCTGAACTTGACGCCCAGCTCGACCGAGCTTGTGTCGCCTGAATTGGCAACGCTCGGCGTGTCGTTGGTGCCGAACAGGCTCTGTGCCGATATCGGATAGCTGACGTTGAGGAAGACCTGGCCCGTTCCACTGGCGCCAGCGGAGTCCGTGATCGTGTAAGCGAATTGTGCCGCTCCCGCGTAGTTTGCGGCTGGAGTAAATGTCACCGTCTGGGTCTGGACATTATAGCTGGCGGTGCCATTCGTAGGATTGCTGACGCCGCTGATCGAAAATGACAGGCCGGCGGGATCCGTATCATTGGCGAGCAGCGCCGATGCCGGAATATTCAGCACACCATTCTGCGTGACCGTGAACCCGCTGTCATTGTTGGCCTGCGGCAGCTGGCTCGTATCCTTGAAGATGACATCGACCCAGTAATTGTCACCTTTGGCCATCGAGATGTTGTTCGGGAAAAGCGGCCCCGTACCGTAAGCATAGACGCCGTTCAGGCCGCTCCCTGTCGCTGTCAACGAGCCGTTGGTGTGTCCTGCATTGTCGAAATAGAAGTCGGTCGTGGAATAGTGGCCCGTATTCGTGTGATACGAGGCGATGTAGGTCGCTCCGGCCTGTATATGGACCGGCGTGGTGAAATTGACCTGCTGCCAGCCGCTTCCCGTTTCGTTGGTGAACGTTGCGCTTGCGAGCAGTGTTCCGTTCGTCGTCCAGAGATCGCCGAGATGCGTTCCCGTGTTCTGGGTGCTCTTATAGAACCGGATGCCTGTGATATCACCGGAGATGGCGGCAACGAACTTGACTCCCAGCTCCACGGCGGCGCCGTCCGGAGTGTTGACGACCGCCGGCGTGTCCGTGGGACTGAAGATCGTGAGATTCGACGACGGCGTCACCGTGTAGGCAACGCCCGCGCCTGGAACTTCGAGGTTCAAGCTATCGTCGACGGCTCTGCTCCGGATCTTGAACTGTCCCGGCGCGCCTGCGGCGAATGTATAAGTCCAGGTTACATTCGACGCTCCAACGGTGCTGCTGGCCGGATGCCAGGTGCTGCCGCCGTCCGATGACACTTCAACACCACCGATCACCCCGCCGGCGTCGGTTGCCGTTCCCGTCACCGTGAGAGACTGGCCTTCCACGACGCTCGTGGCGGAGAGATTGGTGATCGTGGAGGTCGGAGTCGTGTGGTCGGTCGATTGGCCCGCAATCACCAGGCTGGCCTGCAGCGTCGCAGGCTGCACGCCCATGTCTGCGAACAAATTGACCATGGCCTGCTGGACGTTCCGATCGATCGGCGTCTGCGGGGCTATGTTGTATTGGTCATGATCCGATGAAAGACCCCAGGACCAGAACACGCTGCCGGCGCTGAAGACAAGGGCGCCACTCACGGGATCGCGAAATTCTACCAGGTTGTGGGTCGCGGTACCGCTCCCCGTCGTATTGCCGTAATCGAGTAGGTATTTTGTGGTTTGCAGAGTGGTCGACGAGACGTCCACCAGGCCGCTCGGGCGAAAGCCGTTATCCGGTGACGCATCCCATTCATAGCCGAGCAGGTTCGGTGTCAAGGACGCAGTTTGGCCTTGAGCCGTGCCGGCGATAGGCGCGTTGCGCCAGAGCCTCAACTGCGTCATTCCGTATGGGATATTGATCGTGCCGTAGGAATCCCCGTCCACCTGGAAGACCGTGCCGGTCAGTGCGTTAGAGGGAATGCCTGACATGCCTCCAGTGGACGCAAACCGTGCGTCCATGAACGTTCCCGTCGCCGTCCCTGTCGGATCAATCAATTGGTTAGCATGGGTATCCTTGTACGTGATCAAAGTCCGGTTAGCCGTGTGACTGGCATCAATGCTGGCTGCCAACCTCGTCTGCCAATACACCTCGTTTCCGCTCAGAAACGTCAGATTGACACCTGCGCGGCCGGCGGCCTGGACGTTGGCAAACTGGCTATCGGTCCAATATTCGTCGTGCCCCACATCCATATAAATCTGATGATTGAGCAGCAGCGATCCGTTGGTGGCCGCATCGACGCCTGAGATGTAGGAAACGTCGTATCCGTTCTGCTCAAGCCAGTAGATCGCCGGATACTCTGCCGAGAACACCATGTCGTTGGAAGTGCCCTCGAGCCCACCGTCGCGCGTCGTGATGGGACGATTGTAGCTTACGGCGTAAGCGGAGCCGTTCACGCCAGGTCCATTGCCGGTGTAGAGATTGGCGCCGCCCCAAGGGTTATAGGCCTGCCAGGTCTGGTCGGCCGTCTGAAACACGATTGCGCTCTGCGACGCGTCATTGCGGACCACAAAGGGAATTTGAAACACCTGCGTTCCGTCGATGACGTTGGCGATGTACACGCCGGAAACCGCGTCCGCTGGCACGCTCCACGAATCAGTCACGCTCCAATTGCCGGCATCGACGAGGCCGGTCGAGGTATCCTTCAATGGAGCCGGTTGCACCACGGAGGTCGCAGCCTGATGTTGCACGGCCGTAATCAGCCTGGCACCGTTACCGCCGTAGTAACCGAGCCGATAGATATCGATATGATAGTTCGGAGCGCCGGTCTGGTTGTTGATCTTGAATTGGACCGTCCCGCCAACGTTGGTACTTATCGCCGTCGTGAACCCCTGGATTTTCGTCGAGTCCTCACCAGGAGCAATCTGCCAGATGCTTTTCGATGTACCTTGTTTCTGGTTCTCCAGCACGATGGGGTTCGTTGTCGTCGGATCGGCAATCACGGTGCCGCCCTGGCCGTCGCTAACAAAAGTCCAGTTCGAATCCATGCCGGAGAACAGCAGGGTGACATTGCCGGCCCCGTTGCTGAAATCGACCGTGCTGATGTTTGAGTTAGGATCGTAATGAACCGACGCCGACATCGTCGATGTGAAGGCGAAGTCCCTGAGGTCAATAAGATTGCCGGCTGAAAGCGGCCGATCCGGCGACGAACTTCCGATCAGGCCATGGAATTGGGCAGAGTGATCGAGTATCAGGGTGCCGACTTCCTTCTCGAACGAGACGGTTATCCCGGAGAATGAACCGTTCGCGAGGGACCCGGAGACCGAGCCTCCGATCTCGAGCGCTGATCCGTCCGCGATCGCGAAGGCTCCCGTCCCCCGGACATCACCTTTAAAGTCCGCTGCAGCAACCCCATCGCCGCCGGACGATCCGAGCTTAATGCTGCCATCGTTTACGGCGTCACCTTGCACGACGAACGACGACTCTTGCCGGAGCGCAATCGTCACGCCCGCATCAACGATCAAACTGCCTACGTCGACATTGGCTCTGGTTGCGACAACATAGGATCCCGGCGCGTCGATGAAGGTGCCAGACGCGGCGTCCGGAATGCCCGCACTCCAGTTTGCCGCTACATTCCAATAACCACCGCTTGAACTGATCCAATGCGTCGCATCGGTACGCGAACGCGACGGCGCGACAACAACTCGCAGATCGGAGCCGGAAGGAAGTAGGGAGCCGAAGCCGTCCGGGCGCGTCAGAGCGCTTGCTGTACTCAGCAGCCGGGCAGCCTCTCTCGGAAATGCCGTCGCAAGAGGCGAGAAAACCTGCCGCGCGCGCAAATCGCTGCTCCAGGTCGCAGTCCAGAGAGGCGCAGCCCGCAAGAGCAGATCTGTCTGACCGAAATCACTCTCTTCCGAAAGGAGAGGCCTTGCTGCTCGATAAAAGATGCTCGCCCTTTGGTTTAACATGGCCAGCCCTCGAAATTCAGGACATATTTAATTTAAAGAAGCGCCACCAGTCAATTAAATATGACGTGAATAATAATTTAACTCAGGCGTCGATTGCGCTGCCGGAACGAGCGCCCGCCAGCCGCAGGATCTCACCGAGATACCGGCCGTATCCGCTCTTCTCCAATGGTTGAATCAATCCGAGGAGCTGATCTTCGTCGATGAATCCCTGCCGAAACGCGACTTCCTCGAGACAAGCAATCTTCATGCCCTGCCTCTTTTCAAGCGTCTGCACGAAGGTCCCTGCATCGATAAGCGACTCGACTGTGCCCGTATCCAACCATGCGTATCCCCGTCCCATGCACTCGACATGGAGAGCACCGGCGGCGAGATAGCGCATTTGCAGATCGGTGATCTCGAGCTCACCCCGGGCCGACGGCTCGACACGGCGGGCATACCGCACAACCCGGTTGTCGAAAAAATAAAGACCGGTGATGGCCCAGTTCGATGTCGGCTTCGGCGGCTTCTCCTCGATTCGGAGCGGGCGGCCCGCGCCGTCAAACGTAACGACGCCGTATCGTTCGGGATCGCGCACGTGATATGCGAACACTGTTGCACCTTCCTCGCGGCCTGCGGCCTTGGCGAGTAGTTCGCGCAAGCCGTCGCCGAAGAAGATATTGTCTCCGAGCACCATCGCGACGCGATCGCTCCCGATGAAATCGGCACCTACGATGAACGCTTCCGCAAGCC
This region includes:
- a CDS encoding DUF4082 domain-containing protein yields the protein MLNQRASIFYRAARPLLSEESDFGQTDLLLRAAPLWTATWSSDLRARQVFSPLATAFPREAARLLSTASALTRPDGFGSLLPSGSDLRVVVAPSRSRTDATHWISSSGGYWNVAANWSAGIPDAASGTFIDAPGSYVVATRANVDVGSLIVDAGVTIALRQESSFVVQGDAVNDGSIKLGSSGGDGVAAADFKGDVRGTGAFAIADGSALEIGGSVSGSLANGSFSGITVSFEKEVGTLILDHSAQFHGLIGSSSPDRPLSAGNLIDLRDFAFTSTMSASVHYDPNSNISTVDFSNGAGNVTLLFSGMDSNWTFVSDGQGGTVIADPTTTNPIVLENQKQGTSKSIWQIAPGEDSTKIQGFTTAISTNVGGTVQFKINNQTGAPNYHIDIYRLGYYGGNGARLITAVQHQAATSVVQPAPLKDTSTGLVDAGNWSVTDSWSVPADAVSGVYIANVIDGTQVFQIPFVVRNDASQSAIVFQTADQTWQAYNPWGGANLYTGNGPGVNGSAYAVSYNRPITTRDGGLEGTSNDMVFSAEYPAIYWLEQNGYDVSYISGVDAATNGSLLLNHQIYMDVGHDEYWTDSQFANVQAAGRAGVNLTFLSGNEVYWQTRLAASIDASHTANRTLITYKDTHANQLIDPTGTATGTFMDARFASTGGMSGIPSNALTGTVFQVDGDSYGTINIPYGMTQLRLWRNAPIAGTAQGQTASLTPNLLGYEWDASPDNGFRPSGLVDVSSTTLQTTKYLLDYGNTTGSGTATHNLVEFRDPVSGALVFSAGSVFWSWGLSSDHDQYNIAPQTPIDRNVQQAMVNLFADMGVQPATLQASLVIAGQSTDHTTPTSTITNLSATSVVEGQSLTVTGTATDAGGVIGGVEVSSDGGSTWHPASSTVGASNVTWTYTFAAGAPGQFKIRSRAVDDSLNLEVPGAGVAYTVTPSSNLTIFSPTDTPAVVNTPDGAAVELGVKFVAAISGDITGIRFYKSTQNTGTHLGDLWTTNGTLLASATFTNETGSGWQQVNFTTPVHIQAGATYIASYHTNTGHYSTTDFYFDNAGHTNGSLTATGSGLNGVYAYGTGPLFPNNISMAKGDNYWVDVIFKDTSQLPQANNDSGFTVTQNGVLNIPASALLANDTDPAGLSFSISGVSNPTNGTASYNVQTQTVTFTPAANYAGAAQFAYTITDSAGASGTGQVFLNVSYPISAQSLFGTNDTPSVANSGDTSSVELGVKFSASVNGTITGLRFYKGSLNTGTHVAHLWSSTGTLLGTATFAGETASGWQQVSFSSPISITAGTTYVASYHTNGNYSDTQNYFTTSISNGQLSAPATGNGVYGYGTGSIFPTSVFKATNYFVDVIFNGSAGTNTPPTAVADTGDATEKGGVNNGTGGSPATGNVLTNDTDPDAGDTKTVTAVSFGSTSGTLGSALNGAHGSLVLNASGAFTYTINETDPTVQALRLATNTLTDVFNYTMRDAAGATSSTTLTITIHGANDAPVLAAQTGNQTATVGSAFSLTLPAGTFTDVDSGDSLSYTATAADGSALPAWLTFNASTRTFSGTPSSADVGTLGVKATATDLGSLAASETFNITVTTTPNTPPTAVADTGDATEKGGVNNGSGGSPATGNVLTNDTDPDAGDTKTVTAVSFGSTSGTLGSALNGTHGNLVLNASGAFTYTVNETDPAVQALRLATNTLTDVFNYTMRDAAGATSSTTLTITIHGANDAPVLAIQTGNQTATVGSAFSLTLPAGTFTDVDSGDSLGYTATAADGSALPAWLTFNASTRTFSGTPTSADVGTLGVKAVATDLGGLAASETFNVTVSTAPTTASLFSNSDTPATLSDPDASQVNLGVRFSSSAAGTITGIKYYKSASDTGTHTASLWSSTGTLLASATFTNETSSGWQTATFGSPVSISAGTAYVASFHSNGHYTDTANYFTTAHSNGPLTAPSSNNGVYTYGTGSLFPTSTFNATNYWVDVVFSSSSGGTNQSPIANNDSGFNATQGVPLSISGASLLANDTDPNGDPLTITGVSGAVNGTVGFSAQNNTVTFTSANNYTGPASFNYTISDGRGGTASASVAVAVHAPSASTTSLFSSNPTPSVVTVNDPNSVELGMKFQASTAGDVMGLRFYKGPSNTGTHVADLWSSTGTLLATATFTNETASGWQQVNFATPVTITAGTTYVASYHTAGNYSDDPNLFASSVTNGPLTAPSSASSGGNGVYAYGSGSLFPTNTFNATSYAVDVLFRPQLAA
- the rfbA gene encoding glucose-1-phosphate thymidylyltransferase RfbA, which codes for MLKGIVLAGGSGTRLYPITRVVSKQLLPIYDKPMIYYPLSTLMLAGIREILVITTPADRSQFERLLGNGSHWGIRLSYAEQPRPGGLAEAFIVGADFIGSDRVAMVLGDNIFFGDGLRELLAKAAGREEGATVFAYHVRDPERYGVVTFDGAGRPLRIEEKPPKPTSNWAITGLYFFDNRVVRYARRVEPSARGELEITDLQMRYLAAGALHVECMGRGYAWLDTGTVESLIDAGTFVQTLEKRQGMKIACLEEVAFRQGFIDEDQLLGLIQPLEKSGYGRYLGEILRLAGARSGSAIDA